A window of Prevotella fusca JCM 17724 genomic DNA:
GGCTTCACATGATACCTGTCTTCTACGATATGAAGCCACGTAAGAATATTCTGCTGAAACTCTTCCGTACTGATATTCTTGGGCTTGTGCTCCACATCAAGTACAGGTGGCAGGTCACCTGGCTGCAGCTGAACCATGGCAAGAAAGAAATAAGCCTGCCGGCGTGCTGATGAGTTGTTGCTCCAGAAATGGTAAACACCACGTATGAAGCCCGACTCCTTCGCATTATAGAAGTTCTCCCTGAACTTCATGTCAAGATGACTGTCGCCCTCTGTTGATTTAATGATAATAAAGCGAATGGGTGAACGGTCAATCATTGCATTGCGAAGCCTGTTCCAATTAATTGTTCCTTGATAGCGGCTTACGTCAATACCATGAATTGTATAGCCCGCAGGATAGTCCGGGTCGCCATAAATAGCCCGCCATCTGAATCCTGTCGGGGCAACAAAAAAATAATAAAACAGAAAACTGTAAATGGCAGAAAGGCACAATCCTCCAACCCATCTCATCCAACCTGGCGTCTTTGTCCAAGCCTTTAATATTGAATGAAACACTTTGGGGATAAACATTTTCTTCCTTCTTGATAATTTAAAGTTCTATTTTATTGCTGCATTAACATAAACTTTCGCATTTCTTTTCATGAAAAAAACAAATTCTCTTCATGAAAATAAATATTTCTTTTCATGAAAAAAAGAATTTCTTTTCATGTAAATAATTTAGCGTTCTGTCATAATAATCAGACATCAGATATATGTATTCAGATGTAATCAACCACTGTCAAGAGTGCAACTGAAGCGCTGCTTGCATCGCAACAAGTACCTTTCTCTTCAGCGAACTTATATCAGGCAGCTGACCAAAGGATAATCATTACTGATGTGATATTACCATGCAATATTCCAGCATCAGAAACAGGGGTTGCATAAAACAAAAAGAAGAAACAGAGGATATGGCTATCCCCTATTCCTTCTTTATGATTATATTTTACTTAGCCTGCTCCAACTCGAGCGTCATAGTAGTCTGGTCACATACTGAAGAAGAGCCCCAGTACTGGATAGGACCAGGATAAATGTAGCTGGTTTCCTTTGCCCATGTCTCACGCTGTGCAGCAAAAGCCTTGAACGGAGCACCGTCAAGCTCAACGAGAGCCTTGCGGATAACAGGCTTCATCTCACCGTTACGCTTCTCCATGTTCATCATCATTGTGATTGGCACACCTCCTGCCTTCCATTGGTCAGTACCAGCTGTTGTGTTCTTGACAATTGCCATATAACCGGTCTTGCCGTTAGCAATCAGTTGAGCTGCTGATGAACCGAGTGCATAGCAGTAGTCTGCATCGAAGTTAGAAGGAGCTGCACAGCGACCCTCATAACCGAAGAAGTGATGCTGAGGAGCGAAATTGCCAACGAACTTACCTTCCTGCTTCCACTGGTCAAGTTTGGCAGCGACCATTTCAGAGATGAGCTTTTCAGTCTCAATGAGAGAAACCTGTACGTTACCATGTGGGTCACGGTCAAGTGAAAGCTGGCGTGCAACACCCTCTGGAAGAGTCTCAAAAGTAGTCTTATTCTCTGCAGACAGATGTGCAAGGATATAGTTTCTCTGTTCATCCTTATCAAGATCCATGTAGTCTGCACCGTGAGCAGCCAACAAGTCGTTCAACTCCTGAATCAGACGACCAATAGCAGGAACAAACTCGATAAGACCTTCTGGAATCAGAACGACACCGAAATCGTTGCCCTGTGCTGAACGATGAGCGACAACACCAGCGATGTACTCAACGATATCGTTCAATGTCTGGTCCTTAGCCTCAATCTCCTCGGAAATCAAGCAGATGTTTGGCTGGGTCTGCAAAGCACACTCAAGGGCGATGTGAGAAGCAGAACGACCCATCAACTTAATGAAGTGCCAGTATTTACGGGCAGAGTTACAGTCACGCTCGATGTTACCAATCAGCTCTGAGTAGGTCTTGGTGGCTGTATCAAAACCGAATGAAGTCTCAATCTGGTCGTTCTTCAAGTCACCGTCAATCGTCTTAGGACAACCGATAACCTGTACACCATACTGTTTAGCTGCATAGTACTCAGCCAACACACAAGCATTGGTATTAGAGTCGTCACCACCGATGATTACAACAGCCTTGATATCCAACTCACGGATAATCTCAAGACCCTTCTCGAACTGACTCTCCTTCTCCAGTTTGGTTCTACCAGAACCAATCATGTCAAAACCACCAGTATTACGGTAAGCCTGAAGGTTCTCTGCAGTAATCTCGATATAGTCATGGTCAACAAGACCACCTGGACCCATAAGGAAACCATAAAGACGGTTCTCAGGATTCAACTTCTTAATCTCATCAAAAAGACCAGAGATAACGTTGTGACCACCAGGTGCCTGACCACCTGAGAGAATAACACCAACATTCATCTTGGCATTGTTAGCTGAGTCAGCTGGCTCAAACTCAACGAGAGGCATTCCGTATGTATTAGGGAACAACTTCTTGATATCCTCCTGATTGTCAACACTTTGTGTAGGAGCTCCTTCCTTCACCTTTACTGCACCCTGAAGAGCTTTAGGCAACTTAGGCTGATAACTTGCTCTTTCCTTCTGCAATGCGCTAATTTCCATGTGTTTACTTTAAATGATTAAATATAATAATTTACTTAATATTCATTCCGTTCTATTTGTAAATAAAGCCAACAAGAGCAATATGGGTTTATTACCAGTTTGCCGAGTGCAGCTTATTTTCTGCAAAAATAATGCAAACGAGGGCAAAGGAAATTTGTTTCCAGTTTGCCGAGTGCAGCTTATTTTCTGCAAAATTACTTTTTTTATCCGACAATAGAAAAGAAAAGACGGTAAATTAAAAATTTAACTCTATTTTTATGTAAGAAAGACTTGCTTTTCTATTTTTTTATTTATCTTTGAACGATAAATGTAAAATATAGCTATTTAGGATTAATATGAGCAACAAAAGAGATTTGAAACGCACCATCAATTACATTTGTGGTGACTTGTTCACAGAGGGTATCGCAGCATCTCTCTATGGTGAGAATCGTGACACGGAGAACATTGAAGCTATTCTCACTTCAATTCTGGTCATGCACAACAACTACATCAGACGTGTGTCTCATGTTCAGCCAGGCATGCCTGCCAAAGTCTATTTCAAGGACTTAAAGGAGAAATTCAGCAAAGAAGTCAATGAAATTATTGACCAAATCAATAACCTCGCATAATGTTACAGGCTTTCTCTAAGTGGCTTCTTTATAGTTTTATGGGGTGGAAGAAGGATGTCAGGTTTACATTACCTGACAAGGCTATCATTTGCCTTGCACCTCATACGAGCAATCGTGATTTCCTGATTGGTCAGCTTTATGCAAGAGCAGAACGGCAAAGGAGTAACTTCCTTATGAAGAAGGAATGGTTTTTCTGGCCGCTTGGTCTTATCTTCCGTAAACTCGGAGGAATCCCGGTGTGGCGTGACAAGCATACGAGTATGACCGACAGATTAGCCAACTATGCCATAAAGGCAGACTGGTTTCAGCTTTGTATCACCCCCGAAGGGACCCGAAGTCTTAACCCGGAATGGAAGAAGGGCTTTTATTACATTGCACTGAAAGCACAGCTACCCATCTACCTTTACGGCTTAGACTATGAAAAGAAGCTGATTCAGTGCTCCAAGATAATAACGCCATCAGGCAACCTGGAACAGGACATGAAGGAAATCAAACTGTATTTCAAGGACTTTAAGGGTAAACATCCTGAACTGTTTACGATAGGAGAATTAGAGAAATAATGAAGATAAAACTGCTGTGTACCGCACTTGCTGCATTGTCGTTTATGAACACTTATGCACAGACGGGTAAGCCAACATGGGGAAAGACTAACTATGATGATGCTCCATGGGTGAAAAATGTGTCTCGACCAAATGAAATTACAGAGGGACTGCAGAACAAGCATCTCTCTCTTTGGTCATCGCATGGTAGATATTATGATGCTAAGAAAGGTGGATGGAAGTGGCAACGCCCTACTCTATTCTGTACGACAGAAGACCTTTACACGCAGACAATAGTCCTCCCTTACCTTATACCTATGCTTGAAAAAGCTGGTGCCATCGTCTTTACTCCACGTGAGAGGGATTGGCAGAAGAATGAGGTAATCGTTGACAATGACAATCGCAGCAACTACAAGGAAGAGAGCCTGAAGAAAAAATGGGAGAGCACATCCACTCCAGGCTTCGCCTTGCATTATGGCTCTTACAGGGATGGTGAGAATCCATTTACTGCCGGTACAGCCCGACAGGTAAAGGCAAGGAAACGTAAAAGCAAGATAAGCTCTGTGGTCTATCAACCGACAATCCCCCAGAGTGGACGTTATGCAGTATATGTAAGCTACCAGACGCAGAAGAAAAGTGTGGATGATGCAGAGTATATCGTATTCCACAAAGGACAGGAAACGCACTTCCGTGTGAACCAGCGTATGGGTGGTGGCACATGGGTTTACCTTGGTACTTTTGATTTTGACAAAGGAAACAGTATCAACAACTCTGTTGTGCTTACCAACCACAGTTCTCACAGAGGTGTTGTCACTACTGATGCTGTACGTTTCGGCGGCGGTATGGGTAATATTGTACGTGGCGGCACTGTCAGTGGACTGCCCCGTTTCCTTGAAGGGGCAAGATACTCAGCACAATGGGCTGGTGCACCTTGGAATGTGGTCAGCAAGAGTAACGGTTCAAACGATTATAATGATGATATTAACTGCCGTTCATTGATGACAAACTGGCTGGCAGGTGGTTCCTGTTACCTTCCAAGCAAGAAAGACGGAAAGAAAGTACCTATCGAACTAACGTTAGCTGTACATAGTGATGCTGGTGTAAAGGCAGACGGCAGCTTCGTAGGTACATTGGGCATCTGTACGACACAGGAAGGCAACAGTACTTTGGGAAACGGTCTTTCACGTAAGGCTTCAAAGACATTTGCAGAGCAGTTAGTTGCCAATGTAAAGAAAGACTTGGACAGAGCCTTCCACATGAACTGGACAACACGTTCCGTATGGGATCGCAACTATAGCGAAACGAGAATGCCTGAAGTTCCATCAGCCATCATAGAGACGCTTTCTCATCAGAACTTCCCGGATATTAAGTTGGGACAGGACCCTAACTTCAAGTTTACATTTGCACGTTCTATCTATAAGACAATCTTGAAGTATGAAGCAAACATGCACGGCAAACGATACACCGTCCAACCACTTGCTCCGAACAGCTTCAAGATAGAGTATGTATCATCAAAGAAGGTGCGACTGCAGTGGAAGCCTACTACTGACGCCAATGAGACAACTGCAACGCCGACATCATATAACGTCTATGTGGCAATAGGTTCACAAGGCTTTGACAACGGAGTGAATGTGCGTAACCCACATTATGAAATGGAACTACAATCAGGGGTAGTCTATAATTTTAAGGTGACAGCCTGCAACCGTGGTGGAGAGAGTTTCCCGACAGAAACCCTTTCGGCTTTACGTAATGAGGGGGCAAACAAGACAATTCTTATTGTCAATGCCTTTTATCGCCTTTCTTCCCCTGCTGTTGTCAATACAGGTTCGGAACAGGGTTTTGACTTTGAGGCTGACCCAGGACTCAGCTATGGACCTGTTGCTGGATGGTCGGGAAGACAAGCCAACTTCAACAAGGCAATGATGGGCAAGGAAGGTCCTAACGCCTTAGGTTATGGCGGTGAGGAACTTGTAGGTAAAATAATTGCCGGCAATGATTTCAACTACGTCAAAGAGCATGCAGAAGCCCTGCGCCATGCAGGCAGATATAATGTAGTCAGCTGTAGCAGCAAGACTGTAGAAAATGGTGAGGTGAACTTATCCAAATATGCTTTGGTTGACTTGCTCCTCGGCAATGAGAAGAACGACGGGTATAGCTTGTATTATTACAAGACGTTCAAGCCGGCACTCCGCCAGCAAGTTACGAAATATCTGAATGGTCGTGGAAAACTGTTTGTAAGCGGTTCTTATCTTGCATCAGACATGCAAGGCAGCGACGAACAGGATTGGTTAAGAAACAACCTCAAAATAATGTATGATGGTGCCAACACTGACAATTACAATCCTATTGTCAGCGGAATGGGAATGTCATTCGATGTCTATCGCACTGTTAATGAGCAGCATTACGGTGCTTATACACCTGATAACATTCTGCCTGCCGACAATGCCTTCAGCGTATTGACCTATTCTGACGGACACACTGCAGGGGTGGCTTACAAAGGTACTGATAACTGCGTATTCACGCTGTCATTTCCCTTCGAGTGTATCAAGGACGCTGCCACACGTAACAGCATTATGAAGGGTATTGTCAGTTATATGATGAGTAAATGACAATTAAAGAAAATAGAATAATCTAAAAGCATAAAGAATATGTATAAAATTCAAGCAAACGCTTCAGGCACACGAAGCATCGAAGTCAACGACAGCCATCTGGAGACAATCCGTAAGTATTCTCTTCTCTCTGGACTGATTGATTCCAATGGCATTATTGATGAGGACATCCTCGACAAACTGAGATTCAATGTTCGTGGACTTCTCGAGTCTGAACCTGGCAAAGACAAGGATTTACTGGATTTGTGTCTGGATGTCATCTATAATCAGAACATGAAAGCCATCGGACTTGGAAACCTCGTTGCCCTCTATAAACAGTGGGCTGCAGAGCATCAGGAAACAGATGATGCCGACGAAGAGAGCCTTATGGCTGAATAAATATATCGTTCGTCAACATGATTTATTGATAGCAGGAAATAGATAGACTTTGTTAGCTGAGAGCAGGAAAGCAAGACAAAGTACAGCCATTAAATACACCTATGGCAACCCATTTTCAGCGAACAGTTTTACCAACCATTGGTAACTATGTTATTAACAGTTGGCAAAAAATCTTTAATGATGTTTAATAAAGAATACTATCCAGCTATGTTCCATCCGCTTCCATTATAAAGAAACAACAATTAAATATCAAATCATTTGAGTTCACAAAAGCAAAATACAAAAAAAACAAAGCAGAATACAAGAACTGCAATACAGAATACAAAATCTGCATCTCCTGCCCAACGAAAAAACTGGGAGAATGCTTCTGGGAAAGAAGAGAAGATAACTAAGCCTTCAAGATTCCAACTGACCGACTTCCTTCCAACAACAAAGAAAGAAGTGGAACTGCGTGGATGGGAACAGCTTGATATCATCCTCTTTTCCGGCGACGCCTATATTGACCATCCTGCCTTTGGTGCAGCTGTCATCGGAAGAACACTCGAAGCTGCCGGCTATAAGGTGGCTATCGTTCCGCAACCCGACTGGCATGGAGACTTCCGTGACTTCAAGAAATTAGGGCGTCCACGCCTCTACTTCGGCATTTCACCTGGTGCAATGGACTCAATGGTGAACAAGTACACTGCCAACCGTCGTCTGCGTTCTGAAGATGCCTATTCGCCTGATGGCAGACACGACCTACGCCCAGAATATCCAAGTATTGTCTATGCCAATATCCTCAAGCAGCTCTATCCCGATGTTCCTATTATCTTAGGTGGCATTGAGGCTTCACTCCGCCGTCTCACCCACTACGACTATTGGAAAGACTGCCTTCGCAAGTGCATTCTCTGTGATGCCCGTGCCGATACGATTATCTATGGCATGGGGGAAAAGCAAGTGGTAAGCATTGCGAAGGAACTGGAAAACGGAGTGAACATCAAAGACTTGAAGTATATCCCACAGACGGTTTATCTCTGTAAGGAAACAGAGATTCCAGACGGAATTAAAGAGGATGACATCGTACTGCATTCACACGAATCCTGCTTACACAATAAGAAATATCAGGCTGAAAACTTCAAACATATAGAGGAAGAGTCTAACAAGAAACACGCACAGCGTATTTTGCAGGCTGTAGACAACGTGTATGCTGTAGTAAACCCACCCTATCCTACAATGACGACAGAGGAGGTGGATGCAGCTTACGACCTGCCTTACACACGTGAACCTCACCCGAAGTATCATGGCAAGACAATCCCGGCCTACGAGATGATTAAGCATAGTGTGAATATCCATCGAGGATGTTTTGGTGGCTGTGCTTTCTGCACCATCTCTGCACATCAGGGTAAGTTCATCAGCTGCCGTTCGAAAGAAAGTATTCTAAAGGAGGTGAAGAAGGTCATTGAAATGCCCGACTTTAAAGGTTATCTCTCCGATCTCGGCGGACCGTCAGCCAATATGTATGGTATGGCAGGAAAGAACCAGAAAGCGTGCGAACACTGCAAGCGTCCCAGCTGCGTGAATCCGGAAATATGTCCTAACCTTGAAACCGACCATACCAAACTGCTTGAAATTTATCACGCAGTAGACAATTTGCCGGGAATCAAGAAGAGCTTTATCGGATCTGGTGTGCGCTACGACCTCCTGCTGCACAAGAGCAAGGACGAGAAGAGTAATGAAGCTGCCAGACAATACACCCGTGAACTGATAACACGCCACGTCAGCGGTCGTTTGAAAGTTGCACCAGAACATACATCAGACCGTGTATTGAAACTTATGCGCAAGCCTTCATTTCAACAGTTCTATGCGTTCAAGAAGATCTTTGACCGCATTAACCGCGAGGAGAATATGCGCCAGCAGATTATTCCTTACTTCATTTCTTCTCACCCTGGCTGCCATGAGGAGGATATGGCGGAACTGGCAGTGCTGACAAAAGACCTTGACTTCCATTTGGAACAGGTGCAGGACTTCACTCCTACCCCTATGACTGTTTCCACAGAAGCATGGTACACGGGCTATGATCCTTATACACTCGAACCAATCTTCTCTGCAAAAACACCGAAGGAGAAACTTGCCCAGCGGCAGTTCTTCTTTTGGTATAAGCCAGAGACACGTCCTGATATTGAACGGGAACTGAAACGAATCGGTCGTAGTGACTTGATAGCCAAGCTGTATAACAATATACCCAAGCACCATCCACGTGCCGTCTATGACCCTAAAGCCATAGGTAGCAGTCCTGGTATTACGCATAAGAAATGTAAAGGGCGTGAAGAGCAGCCAAGTGATATTCGCAGGAAAACAGCCAAACACAATGGTAAACAGCCAAAGAGTTTCAACCCGAGCTTTTCTGGTAACCATCGTCGCAGACAAAAATAAAATATCTACTGTCTCTGGAATTGAGGTGCAATATGATTAAGACTATATATAAAAGACATCCAGCTGAAAAGCAGGATGTCTTTTGTAGTCGATAGGGGAATCGAACCCCTATGCCAAGATTGAGAATCTTGTATCCTAACCGTTAGATGAATCGACCAAGGTTATTTTATCTCTGTAAAGAGTAATTTGGAAAGTAGTCGATAGGGGAATCGAACCCCTATGCCAAGATTGAGAATCTTGTATCCTAACCGTTAGATGAATCGACCAGAATGCATTTGAGATTATGAGATAAAGCGGAAGGAGGGGGATTCGAACCCCCGGTACGCGAATGCGCACGGCAGTTTAGCAAACTGCTGGTTTCAGCCACTCACCCATCCTTCCAAGATGGTCTATAACCGAATTACCAAACATTATCTCAAATGCGAGTGCAAAGATAGTACTTTATTTTCATACCTCAAAATTTTTCGTTGTCTTTTTCTTTTATTCTATGAAAAAACACAGCAATGCCAATAATATTATTGATAGAAATAGAATATATCTGTTTTAGAATAGAAAATGTAAGTACAGTCTAATCGAATTGAGTTTTCTTGAAAAAAGTTTGCATATATGAAATGTAATAACGACTTTTGTATAACATATTTATTAAGGACGATAGTTTAAACTTCATTTTCTATGCGTTGATTAGCTTCACCTAATTAATCGCCTCACTAAGATAATATAGTGTCTTGAAGAATAAAGAATTGACAGCATGAGGGTAAAAATGATATTACCAGCGTTGCAAGAGGCAGAAAGCCCTTATTGGCGACCAATCAAATACTCGCTTTTCCCACCTTTGGGACTGGCGACACTTGCAGCCTATTTCTCTGATAATGACGATGTAGAGATACAAGATCAACACATTGAGAAACTAAAGTTGGATGATACTCCAGATTTGGTTTGTATTCAAGTCTACATTACTAATGCTTATAGGGCTTACAAGATTGCTGATGAGTATA
This region includes:
- a CDS encoding golvesin C-terminal-like domain-containing protein, translating into MKIKLLCTALAALSFMNTYAQTGKPTWGKTNYDDAPWVKNVSRPNEITEGLQNKHLSLWSSHGRYYDAKKGGWKWQRPTLFCTTEDLYTQTIVLPYLIPMLEKAGAIVFTPRERDWQKNEVIVDNDNRSNYKEESLKKKWESTSTPGFALHYGSYRDGENPFTAGTARQVKARKRKSKISSVVYQPTIPQSGRYAVYVSYQTQKKSVDDAEYIVFHKGQETHFRVNQRMGGGTWVYLGTFDFDKGNSINNSVVLTNHSSHRGVVTTDAVRFGGGMGNIVRGGTVSGLPRFLEGARYSAQWAGAPWNVVSKSNGSNDYNDDINCRSLMTNWLAGGSCYLPSKKDGKKVPIELTLAVHSDAGVKADGSFVGTLGICTTQEGNSTLGNGLSRKASKTFAEQLVANVKKDLDRAFHMNWTTRSVWDRNYSETRMPEVPSAIIETLSHQNFPDIKLGQDPNFKFTFARSIYKTILKYEANMHGKRYTVQPLAPNSFKIEYVSSKKVRLQWKPTTDANETTATPTSYNVYVAIGSQGFDNGVNVRNPHYEMELQSGVVYNFKVTACNRGGESFPTETLSALRNEGANKTILIVNAFYRLSSPAVVNTGSEQGFDFEADPGLSYGPVAGWSGRQANFNKAMMGKEGPNALGYGGEELVGKIIAGNDFNYVKEHAEALRHAGRYNVVSCSSKTVENGEVNLSKYALVDLLLGNEKNDGYSLYYYKTFKPALRQQVTKYLNGRGKLFVSGSYLASDMQGSDEQDWLRNNLKIMYDGANTDNYNPIVSGMGMSFDVYRTVNEQHYGAYTPDNILPADNAFSVLTYSDGHTAGVAYKGTDNCVFTLSFPFECIKDAATRNSIMKGIVSYMMSK
- a CDS encoding YgiQ family radical SAM protein, translating into MSSQKQNTKKTKQNTRTAIQNTKSASPAQRKNWENASGKEEKITKPSRFQLTDFLPTTKKEVELRGWEQLDIILFSGDAYIDHPAFGAAVIGRTLEAAGYKVAIVPQPDWHGDFRDFKKLGRPRLYFGISPGAMDSMVNKYTANRRLRSEDAYSPDGRHDLRPEYPSIVYANILKQLYPDVPIILGGIEASLRRLTHYDYWKDCLRKCILCDARADTIIYGMGEKQVVSIAKELENGVNIKDLKYIPQTVYLCKETEIPDGIKEDDIVLHSHESCLHNKKYQAENFKHIEEESNKKHAQRILQAVDNVYAVVNPPYPTMTTEEVDAAYDLPYTREPHPKYHGKTIPAYEMIKHSVNIHRGCFGGCAFCTISAHQGKFISCRSKESILKEVKKVIEMPDFKGYLSDLGGPSANMYGMAGKNQKACEHCKRPSCVNPEICPNLETDHTKLLEIYHAVDNLPGIKKSFIGSGVRYDLLLHKSKDEKSNEAARQYTRELITRHVSGRLKVAPEHTSDRVLKLMRKPSFQQFYAFKKIFDRINREENMRQQIIPYFISSHPGCHEEDMAELAVLTKDLDFHLEQVQDFTPTPMTVSTEAWYTGYDPYTLEPIFSAKTPKEKLAQRQFFFWYKPETRPDIERELKRIGRSDLIAKLYNNIPKHHPRAVYDPKAIGSSPGITHKKCKGREEQPSDIRRKTAKHNGKQPKSFNPSFSGNHRRRQK
- a CDS encoding glycoside hydrolase family 25 protein, whose protein sequence is MRWVGGLCLSAIYSFLFYYFFVAPTGFRWRAIYGDPDYPAGYTIHGIDVSRYQGTINWNRLRNAMIDRSPIRFIIIKSTEGDSHLDMKFRENFYNAKESGFIRGVYHFWSNNSSARRQAYFFLAMVQLQPGDLPPVLDVEHKPKNISTEEFQQNILTWLHIVEDRYHVKPIIYTYYKFKDQYLSDSRFDDYPYWIAHYYVDQMEYQGAWKFWQHTDAGKLPGIKGYVDLDIYNGSFYDLQQLLIPEEVIPAQEVGSTSHDSTGVDSLSDRVRQPSVE
- a CDS encoding 1-acyl-sn-glycerol-3-phosphate acyltransferase, which encodes MLQAFSKWLLYSFMGWKKDVRFTLPDKAIICLAPHTSNRDFLIGQLYARAERQRSNFLMKKEWFFWPLGLIFRKLGGIPVWRDKHTSMTDRLANYAIKADWFQLCITPEGTRSLNPEWKKGFYYIALKAQLPIYLYGLDYEKKLIQCSKIITPSGNLEQDMKEIKLYFKDFKGKHPELFTIGELEK
- a CDS encoding diphosphate--fructose-6-phosphate 1-phosphotransferase, yielding MEISALQKERASYQPKLPKALQGAVKVKEGAPTQSVDNQEDIKKLFPNTYGMPLVEFEPADSANNAKMNVGVILSGGQAPGGHNVISGLFDEIKKLNPENRLYGFLMGPGGLVDHDYIEITAENLQAYRNTGGFDMIGSGRTKLEKESQFEKGLEIIRELDIKAVVIIGGDDSNTNACVLAEYYAAKQYGVQVIGCPKTIDGDLKNDQIETSFGFDTATKTYSELIGNIERDCNSARKYWHFIKLMGRSASHIALECALQTQPNICLISEEIEAKDQTLNDIVEYIAGVVAHRSAQGNDFGVVLIPEGLIEFVPAIGRLIQELNDLLAAHGADYMDLDKDEQRNYILAHLSAENKTTFETLPEGVARQLSLDRDPHGNVQVSLIETEKLISEMVAAKLDQWKQEGKFVGNFAPQHHFFGYEGRCAAPSNFDADYCYALGSSAAQLIANGKTGYMAIVKNTTAGTDQWKAGGVPITMMMNMEKRNGEMKPVIRKALVELDGAPFKAFAAQRETWAKETSYIYPGPIQYWGSSSVCDQTTMTLELEQAK